The genome window TACAAATAATACGCACACATACAACGCTTTTTGATTcgaataacatttatttaacgCTTTCTCGATTATCAATCAACGTTCCAAcggaatatatacatacatatatatatataaaatagaatttatgaatattttactaaCCGATCATACGTTCCGATTCGTTTCGTAGTGTGGGTTGAAAATTGAACAGGACCAAAATCTCCGGGGGGCAGGAAAGCTAAAATCCAAAACTCGGAAGCCAACGAAAGCCATTGATCCTAATGCACAAGGAAACGATCACTCGCTCTGGCGATCAatgaagagagaagaaaaaaggactTTTCGCAAGCCGACTTACACGTCTCAGTGACGATGTAACGACTTCACAATTCGTGCCGAGGCCTGTTAATCCTCCACCCGATCGATCGAGCAGGGATTCATGCTGTTTGCCGAAACACCCGCAAACTCTCTTTTTCAATGCTGCATTTTCAGCTGTGCCTCTTTTCGAGTGAAACATACTGTGATATAATTCGACTCATGAATTCCTCTGGTCGGAAGTTTTACactgttaatattaattttgaaacaaaatttattcttagaattgtgttgtatgtatttcaaaattcatttcatttcttaaaaatttttcagaGTTACGTGTTATCCATAAAAGTTGGTCCATATTATCAATTACGAAAACTGAAATACAAATGGTTATTGATTGTAATGGtactttcaatttatattgatttttGTGTAATTGTATGGACATCATATTATCTTAAATTACCATCTGTGCAAACGATTAAACAGCCTATAGAGCTGTTAACGTGTGTACAAACATTCCGACGTTCTTTTATGCAACATGAAAGGATGTCTCTTACGGTGCTTGGCACTGAAAAGCATCAAATCGTGCCACTTTGCCCTATAGTTATCCCCGTCGTTTAGGGTCAGAAGAATAGAgtctatataaatttaaaaatttattaaccaaTATTTGTGCGATTTgttgaaaacaaaattataaaattttattctttaaagtataaaatataaaaaatgacagAATATCTTTTAACGTCGATCTTAATAATTTACAGGATAATTTTACtatcataatatttcataaatccTTAAACGATTCAAAACGTTTTAATAGATTAAATTTATGGATATGGGAAAAGCATATTTCTACGTTCTGTCTTCATtcagttttctttttctccgccCCCGAATAGCGCGATTGCTATTCAGATATTCGAACCGCGGggctttaataaaaatatttgctaaGAAAACAGTTTGCCCGAGGTTCCCGGGAAGCAAGACGAGTTATTCTTATATCCAGATTCGCGGCGTATTCTTCGTTCATGATTTCCATAAATGCAGTAATTCGAAGTAAGACGGCCGTCGGCATTTCCAACTTTTAATGGTTCATATTTAATGGTTCATACGTTTATAGATATagtaaacataaaataaattcgtaagaaaatgaatattggattttataaatatttcactaattacataataaaagATCTTTATACGGACActcatattataaatttaaaatgtatatagtcAAATAAGATATACTAATGAAATCTATAATACATTGAGACTTAAACATATATGTTTTCCATATTTGTAACAATACAATCTTCGTTTTTACAAATACTCATTCTTTTCAGACTTTTCCTCAATCTGTATCTATGATGACGTTTCATAGTATATCCAATATTTTCTAGTTGATACTTATCTGTAGTTATATTGTATGCTTCAATATAATGCTATAAAAAACAACAAATGTCATTAAtgattactttatttttacgttaagttattattattattattaacagtACCTTATCGTCTtcaaaaatacagaaaatattgttGAATTTTGGAGATACACGTCGTATGCAACTAAAAGTATTATTTGCAGCATCTTGACATTTGCATGCCATATCTTTGGAACATAACTGTGAAGATGATAAATTccgcaaaaataaaatttatatcatatacATTTTGCATATAACTGTTCTTATATATCTAATACATACTGTAAGGTTTGGATCATAATCACTTGGACAACCTgaggatggaatacctttagaTTTTTCTCCTCTATACTCTATTAAGAGAGTTCTATCTTTTGGCAATATCTTTCTCAAAAATGACATTCCATCAGATGGACGTTGTATACCAGCTATTCCTAAAATTGTTGCAAATAAGTCAACACTGCTGACAGGTGCAACAATCTTTGATGGTGTAATTCCAGGACCTCGTATTAATAATGGAACTTTAATATCTGTTTCATATGGTTGGCGTTTATCTATCGGCATACTGAATTGGcctaaaaataatatgtacaatccattttaattcatatctgatttatgttaaaatttatttaaacgcaAAATATACTACCAATATGATATCCATTATCtgatgtaaatataatataagtattatttaaaagatttccCACTTTTAAAGCTTCATATACATTCTCTACAAGTTCATCAACAGCTAGCAATGTTTCCCATCTCCTTCTGTAGATTTCATCTAACTTAGGCAATAAATTATCAGGAAGTGGAGATGGCCCCCTTTGTACTAGCCAATGCTTGTCCTATTAAATAATACAGTTTAACATAGTGACATcaaaatttgtatgaaaattattttataccatTTGAGTCTGTGTATTGAAATTAGGTGTTCTTTTAGCTATCACATCTTTATACTTATCAATATGCCTCATTGCTGGTATAAAAGGTGCATGAGGTGCAGGCGGTGCTAAAACCATAAGAAATGGTTCACTATTTGAATTATGTGCCTTAATGAAATCTATTGCCAAATCACTCTGaaagaagataattttaaGTTACTATAaaagtatgtacatatgtacacaTGATCTTTCCATACTTACAATTACATCAGTAAGATAATCATTTGGTTCACTACCAAATTTTTTTTCAGTTCCATTAATagataaagaataattataatattttgaatttccaATAAGTCCAACCCACCAATCCCATCCTTCAGGTACATGAGAGGATCCACCTACTATTTTTTCTCCATACtccataaaatttatttaattaaattagaaacaCTTTATGTTCAACTAATTacagtttataatattttatagatatgtacctgatttaaatattttccaccATAAAAAGTTCTATAaagcatttcttttttcaagtGTGCTGCAAATGTATTTGGTTCTTGCAGTTTTTGCCATTCGATACTGTTACATCCTCCactaattgaattatttattattaaatgattatGTTGATATGTTCCAGTTAAAATTGATGCTCTATTTGGGCAACAAATAGGTGAAGCGACGAactaattattaaaagaaatattttattaatatactttAATGTTAAACATGGtcctaattaataattatttattaaagaattaaatttccatcttacacaatttgaaaatgttgcaCCTTTACTCCCAATTAATTCCAATGTACTTTGCATTGGTGtctaaaaataacaattaattagTTCGTatgtttattcattttttatttctatttttttttcttatttaccaTGCCATCAAGAAATATATCCAAATCATCAGCAATGATTAGTACAATGTTTTCTGCACAATATGATAAGAATATACAActtacaaaaatacaaatgaataaaatagtcattttcttttaaattttaaataattgaaaatacataaaaatgcaagatataaatagaaataagggTATTCCCCTAAACTTATTTTACACGGCttgcaagaaaaaataaaattttataagaaaaactGTTATAAGAAAtgttatgtaaattaaatttatattctatattatatatcatttgacattaaataatattaataataaattaaaattgctgTAGAATTCAAATGTTAGACTTCAGTAAACTTCACTACAGAATCAAATTctccgtaataatatatacaattcaCGCCAGAGGACACCACTATTCACTAAATTTGTACCTATATGTACttatgtatgaaaatatttattaagtattgtatgaaagaaaaatatttgaagatgaAAATGTCACTGTGATTAAATTTATAGATTTTACTAGCAAAAAGTTCTTACAATGAATGTTAAATGTTAGAATTAAAATGCTCGTAGATGCAATAACTTTCGGTATTACCAACTGTCATTTAGTgtatcttcaattttatattacattatattaaacGAATGAACAATTATTCGTTGTGTGatttaattctacataacCAAAAAGATTCTAATGGATTTTGTTAAACAAGTATATGAATGACAAAGTGTATTTAAACTTTTGAGGTTAGTAGAATGAGGTTAGTTTCGAATAGATTGGCAATGTGCTGTGAAATTGTTCATGGTATCTGCTTACAGACTGCATTTACTTGTCGCTCACATGTGTCGGTTGTGtgctgaaaatattttcatctatttattgtgaatatttattaagttattaatgaaaatgaatatttcaacgaACGAGGGCAATCCGAATACTTTAAAGCTAGTAATTGCAGCTAAAGTAGCACAACATGCTGTTACCGTAAAAACGGTACAGCCAAAAGGTAAGAAATTTAATGTTTCCGCCCCAAGTAATCCAATTTCTGATCATATGATGAAATGCCATATGTTTGTTTCACTTGTAGGTTGCTTTCAtcattttaaaatccattgaccttttacaaattttttaaacaatctagaatttttaattagcagagtttaatatatatgtatttatcatatcatttatatttcaatatcattATCTTGCTATCCTTGAAATTAgagtgataaaatattttgatttctaTTTGGAATAACATCTTACTATTAAAGTAGATATATTTTGTTGTTCGATGATTGTTCATTCAATAATCATTACATGACACCAGAAAATgatttttggtattataaATCATATATTCAATGAAAAGATATGATTTAAATTGATCACTTAAACCAGAGGTTTATTGTGATTTTTAAGTCATTTCagtatatcaattaatataaagtgagttttcttattttatgtataGTTGGCTTTTTGAGCCGTTTACCTTCTATTGAACTTTCATCTGGGTTAGTACTATTTAGTACTAATGCAGCAATGCAGCTCATAGTACCTTCTTCATCTCAAGAGTCAAAAATTCGTAATAATAAATGGTTGGAATGGGAAATATCTCAGTTACAggtaaacaataataaattaattatgagtgtttatgtatataataatataaattataaacatcATATAATTTACAGCCAGCTATAGCATTTTATGGTAATACAGGGATTTACAAAACCACACAAAAGTCATGTTTATGGTCTTTATTAAGAGAACTTAATAATGCATTAGAAGACAAACAGTACTTAATTAAggtaattcataataaaatagcATTAGTGTGATGTTAGTCAAATTATTGTCacaagattaaaattttattgaaattattttaggaTAATAATGACTTATCATTGGCAGATATATGTATTTGGGTAACTCTATGGTCTACAGTAATGGTCACAGAAATTGGAAATGAATTaagtaaagaatatttatcaattaaaaattggaTATCCAGTATTGAATTGCTGCCAGTTATACAGGTCTTTTATCattaactttgtattttatattgatattagtGTCAAAGTtagtaatatttgtatatttgatTGTTCTAGAATTCCATTGAAGAATACAAATTTGAAAGAGGCtcaaaagcaatttccagtaTTCAAGCTGCATCTTGGTTTCCTGTTAATACTAATTCAAATCCTAAACCTTTTAAACTAGCTGATGTAAGTTTgctattaatatgtatatactttatatttttctacatcTGATGTCAACTATTAGTTGCAGCTTAGTCCaactaaagaaaaagaaatggaagcaGTTAGTCAggaagaaatacaaaatatttcaagcaatTGGTCTTCTAAATCATATCCTGATGTTAAGAACTTTCCTTATCCTGTGTAAGCTTGAATGTACATATAAATGATTTTatcttaaaagaaataataagtacgcaattaatataaatttatccaTAATTTTTAGGTTGCcacaaaaaggagaaaaaaatattttagtaacaTCAGCATTACCTTATGTCAACAATGTTCCTCATTTAGGAAATATTATTGGTTGTGTTCTTTCTGCTGATATTTTTGCTCGGTGTGTTTCATAATAAGTAGGTCTTATAATAGTGTCACacaaatgtacatatttttaaataactttcttCTTTACAGATATTGTAGACAAAGAAACTATAATACCCTTTTTATTAGGTATGTACCTTCCTTTTCCACATGATATaacatacaaattaaataatcattcataataaaaatgacaCAAATTTTTAGTGGTACTGACGAATATGGTACTGCTACAGAAGCTAAAGCTTTGGAAGAGAAAACAACACCCCAAAATATTTGTGATAAATTTTTTGACATACATAATGATGTTTATCGATGGTTTAATATTGGGTTTGACTATTTTGGTCGTACTACTACACCAGAACAAACAGAGTAAGATGAAACTCGTATTAGCtgcttaattattttaatatacaatttatttagctattaactaatataatattttatattccagAATTGTACaatcatttttcttaaaaattaaatcagaAGGATATGTATTAAGTGAAACTGTAGACCAGCTTCTGTGTGAGTCCTGTGATAGGTTCTTGGCCGATAGATTTGTAGAAGGAACTTGTCCAAGGTGTAAATATGAAGATGCACGTGGCGATCAGTGTGATGGATGCGGTCATTTGGTGAATGCAACGGATCTTGTATCTCCGCGATGTAAAGTATGTAGTAATAGACCTATTGTTAAAAAGTCGCAACAATTCTTCTTAGATTTACCGAAGGTAAGAATTTCTTTATGATACCTAtgacattatttattataagtgTATCATATCTCAATGAAGAAAATATCACTTTGCAGTTAGAAAACAAGTTAAAAGAGTGGTCCTCAACAGTAGAAAAGGGATGGTCAAGCGTTGCAAAAGTGGTTGCAAAACCATGGCTGCGTGATGGACTTAAACCACGATGTATAACAAGAGATTTAAAATGGGGAATACCTGTTCCAGTAAAAGgttttgaaaataaagtattttacGTTTGGTTCGATGCTCCTTTTGGTTATATCAGTATTACAAAAAGATATACGAAGGAATACCTACAATGGTGGAAGCCTACAGATGTACAAGTTGATCTATACCAATTTATGGCAAAAGACAATGTTCCATTTCACGCAATTATGTTCCCTGCTTATTTATTAGCAGCTAATGAAGGTTATACATTGATGAAACATTTAATGGCAACAGGTATACATTTAATATGTTAGAGACAAAAGAACTATATATTGTTAAGTACTTTTCtatataaacaattaattattaatgattTAACCTGGTTCTAGAATACCTCAATTATGAAGATACAAAGTTTTC of Bombus fervidus isolate BK054 chromosome 1, iyBomFerv1, whole genome shotgun sequence contains these proteins:
- the LOC139987065 gene encoding N-acetylglucosamine-6-sulfatase isoform X2, translating into MQSTPMQSTLELIGSKGATFSNCFVASPICCPNRASILTGTYQHNHLIINNSISGGCNSIEWQKLQEPNTFAAHLKKEMLYRTFYGGKYLNQYGEKIVGGSSHVPEGWDWWVGLIGNSKYYNYSLSINGTEKKFGSEPNDYLTDVISDLAIDFIKAHNSNSEPFLMVLAPPAPHAPFIPAMRHIDKYKDVIAKRTPNFNTQTQMDKHWLVQRGPSPLPDNLLPKLDEIYRRRWETLLAVDELVENVYEALKVGNLLNNTYIIFTSDNGYHIGQFSMPIDKRQPYETDIKVPLLIRGPGITPSKIVAPVSSVDLFATILGIAGIQRPSDGMSFLRKILPKDRTLLIEYRGEKSKGIPSSGCPSDYDPNLTLCSKDMACKCQDAANNTFSCIRRVSPKFNNIFCIFEDDKHYIEAYNITTDKYQLENIGYTMKRHHRYRLRKSLKRMSICKNEDCIVTNMENIYV
- the LOC139987065 gene encoding N-acetylglucosamine-6-sulfatase isoform X1 is translated as MTILFICIFVSCIFLSYCAENIVLIIADDLDIFLDGMTPMQSTLELIGSKGATFSNCFVASPICCPNRASILTGTYQHNHLIINNSISGGCNSIEWQKLQEPNTFAAHLKKEMLYRTFYGGKYLNQYGEKIVGGSSHVPEGWDWWVGLIGNSKYYNYSLSINGTEKKFGSEPNDYLTDVISDLAIDFIKAHNSNSEPFLMVLAPPAPHAPFIPAMRHIDKYKDVIAKRTPNFNTQTQMDKHWLVQRGPSPLPDNLLPKLDEIYRRRWETLLAVDELVENVYEALKVGNLLNNTYIIFTSDNGYHIGQFSMPIDKRQPYETDIKVPLLIRGPGITPSKIVAPVSSVDLFATILGIAGIQRPSDGMSFLRKILPKDRTLLIEYRGEKSKGIPSSGCPSDYDPNLTLCSKDMACKCQDAANNTFSCIRRVSPKFNNIFCIFEDDKHYIEAYNITTDKYQLENIGYTMKRHHRYRLRKSLKRMSICKNEDCIVTNMENIYV
- the Metrs gene encoding methionyl-tRNA synthetase 1 isoform X1, coding for MKMNISTNEGNPNTLKLVIAAKVAQHAVTVKTVQPKVGFLSRLPSIELSSGLVLFSTNAAMQLIVPSSSQESKIRNNKWLEWEISQLQPAIAFYGNTGIYKTTQKSCLWSLLRELNNALEDKQYLIKDNNDLSLADICIWVTLWSTVMVTEIGNELSKEYLSIKNWISSIELLPVIQNSIEEYKFERGSKAISSIQAASWFPVNTNSNPKPFKLADLQLSPTKEKEMEAVSQEEIQNISSNWSSKSYPDVKNFPYPVLPQKGEKNILVTSALPYVNNVPHLGNIIGCVLSADIFARYCRQRNYNTLFISGTDEYGTATEAKALEEKTTPQNICDKFFDIHNDVYRWFNIGFDYFGRTTTPEQTEIVQSFFLKIKSEGYVLSETVDQLLCESCDRFLADRFVEGTCPRCKYEDARGDQCDGCGHLVNATDLVSPRCKVCSNRPIVKKSQQFFLDLPKLENKLKEWSSTVEKGWSSVAKVVAKPWLRDGLKPRCITRDLKWGIPVPVKGFENKVFYVWFDAPFGYISITKRYTKEYLQWWKPTDVQVDLYQFMAKDNVPFHAIMFPAYLLAANEGYTLMKHLMATEYLNYEDTKFSKSRGIGVFGTDARDTGIPADVWRFYLAYVRPETQDSNFNWVDLATKNNSELLNNFGNFVNRALVFAEKYFDSKIPPIELQEDDLILLVLAQRELSSYIHALEQAKLRDGLKNVLAISKHGNQYMQFQEPWVKIKGTDNDKKRAGTIIGICCNLACLLSALLAPFMPCTARELRSQLGLQTSNYGYIPDVIINILPTGHKIGKPSPLFKKIEDKDVETLRKKYAGKQEITSNSGHGDVKSLDSAIAELDNKVKKLKAKFDKSGWPSSQIQIFSALKKKLPDLICEKNKSPESKSKKPETVLVPEQNGDVAMDVASLEAAIAKQGDLVRQLKAKEEKSVWQPEVEKLLKLKKQLGDLTGTAVAPTDKKSKKKK
- the Metrs gene encoding methionyl-tRNA synthetase 1 isoform X2; translated protein: MKMNISTNEGNPNTLKLVIAAKVAQHAVTVKTVQPKVGFLSRLPSIELSSGLVLFSTNAAMQLIVPSSSQESKIRNNKWLEWEISQLQPAIAFYGNTGIYKTTQKSCLWSLLRELNNALEDKQYLIKDNNDLSLADICIWVTLWSTVMVTEIGNELSKEYLSIKNWISSIELLPVIQNSIEEYKFERGSKAISSIQAASWFPVNTNSNPKPFKLADLSPTKEKEMEAVSQEEIQNISSNWSSKSYPDVKNFPYPVLPQKGEKNILVTSALPYVNNVPHLGNIIGCVLSADIFARYCRQRNYNTLFISGTDEYGTATEAKALEEKTTPQNICDKFFDIHNDVYRWFNIGFDYFGRTTTPEQTEIVQSFFLKIKSEGYVLSETVDQLLCESCDRFLADRFVEGTCPRCKYEDARGDQCDGCGHLVNATDLVSPRCKVCSNRPIVKKSQQFFLDLPKLENKLKEWSSTVEKGWSSVAKVVAKPWLRDGLKPRCITRDLKWGIPVPVKGFENKVFYVWFDAPFGYISITKRYTKEYLQWWKPTDVQVDLYQFMAKDNVPFHAIMFPAYLLAANEGYTLMKHLMATEYLNYEDTKFSKSRGIGVFGTDARDTGIPADVWRFYLAYVRPETQDSNFNWVDLATKNNSELLNNFGNFVNRALVFAEKYFDSKIPPIELQEDDLILLVLAQRELSSYIHALEQAKLRDGLKNVLAISKHGNQYMQFQEPWVKIKGTDNDKKRAGTIIGICCNLACLLSALLAPFMPCTARELRSQLGLQTSNYGYIPDVIINILPTGHKIGKPSPLFKKIEDKDVETLRKKYAGKQEITSNSGHGDVKSLDSAIAELDNKVKKLKAKFDKSGWPSSQIQIFSALKKKLPDLICEKNKSPESKSKKPETVLVPEQNGDVAMDVASLEAAIAKQGDLVRQLKAKEEKSVWQPEVEKLLKLKKQLGDLTGTAVAPTDKKSKKKK
- the Metrs gene encoding methionyl-tRNA synthetase 1 isoform X3; its protein translation is MKMNISTNEGNPNTLKLVIAAKVAQHAVTVKTVQPKVGFLSRLPSIELSSGLVLFSTNAAMQLIVPSSSQESKIRNNKWLEWEISQLQPAIAFYGNTGIYKTTQKSCLWSLLRELNNALEDKQYLIKDNNDLSLADICIWVTLWSTVMVTEIGNELSKEYLSIKNWISSIELLPVIQNSIEEYKFERGSKAISSIQAASWFPVNTNSNPKPFKLADLQLSPTKEKEMEAVSQEEIQNISSNWSSKSYPDVKNFPYPVLPQKGEKNILVTSALPYVNNVPHLGNIIGCVLSADIFARYCRQRNYNTLFISGTDEYGTATEAKALEEKTTPQNICDKFFDIHNDVYRWFNIGFDYFGRTTTPEQTEIVQSFFLKIKSEGYVLSETVDQLLCESCDRFLADRFVEGTCPRCKYEDARGDQCDGCGHLVNATDLVSPRCKVCSNRPIVKKSQQFFLDLPKLENKLKEWSSTVEKGWSSVAKVVAKPWLRDGLKPRCITRDLKWGIPVPVKGFENKVFYVWFDAPFGYISITKRYTKEYLQWWKPTDVQVDLYQFMAKDNVPFHAIMFPAYLLAANEGYTLMKHLMATEYLNYEDTKFSKSRGIGVFGTDARDTGIPADVWRFYLAYVRPETQDSNFNWVDLATKNNSELLNNFGNFVNRALVFAEKYFDSKIPPIELQEDDLILLVLAQRELSSYIHALEQAKLRDGLKNVLAISKHGNQYMQFQEPWVKIKGTDNDKYPCSVRIT